The following are encoded together in the Triticum dicoccoides isolate Atlit2015 ecotype Zavitan chromosome 6B, WEW_v2.0, whole genome shotgun sequence genome:
- the LOC119324448 gene encoding disease resistance protein Pik-2-like gives MDAVSASHGVLGPLLGKLTSLLAGECARLKGVRREIRSLKSELSGVHAAVHKYTTLQDPDVQVKAWISLLRELAYDIEDVIDKFIHQLGTSGHHQGGFKEFFRKTARRLKTIGSRRGLASQIDDLKIRLKEVKELKTSYKLDDIPCEHSTVDPRLSAIFVDEAHLVGIDGPRDDLINWMLEDESNSAKQRKVLSVVGFGGLGKTTLAREVYRKIQGHFHCWAFVSVSQRPNVKKIMKDLISQMPCKKDFREGIDTWDDVKRIAKLKALLKDKRYLIVIDDIWSISAWDAIKYAFPENDFCSRIIATTRNVDVARSCCQGGNGRMYEMEALSDLNSKRLFFKRIFGSEDCCPDVLKQISNNILKKCGGLPLAIISISSLLANRPVIKDEWERVRRSIGSALDKNQSLEGMNSILSLSYNDLPPHLKTCLLYLCTYPEDYVIERDILVRRWIAEGFISEERGHTKQVVAENHFYELINKSMVQPLEVGYDGKARACKVHDMMLELIISKSVEDNFISLAGHDQTYLANRHGLIRRLSVQHIDQELASILANEDLSHVRSVTVISLPCIKHLPRLVHFEALRVLEFQDCQNLHEYDMNGIDKLFQLKYLSFRGTDMSKLPSGIVRLYDLETLDLRNTHIEELPTGIIQLVKLQYLLIARYCPSGDPYGETKIPDGIGDMRNLQVISGINIFKSSLCAVEELGSLTGLKELYLQLEGGGSQEYKRHEEMLLSSLCKLGTCKLQSLCIISCDSTPLQFLNSWSPLPDNLQIFSMCSNYYLPKMPKWIVRALTSLAHLDINLVEATDEDLRILGEMPSLLCLSITFKTVQKERLTIQGVAFQCLREFFIIRSASCASAIYLTFEEGALPKLDKLRLPLFVSVAKAYGFYLGLGHLPCLRAVEVTIYNGILFKSTSAAIVAIQNEAKSHPNHPRLTIRSEGTTRRKRATNGRGGLL, from the exons ATGGATGCTGTGAGTGCTTCACATGGCGTCTTGGGTCCCCTGCTGGGGAAGCTCACCAGTTTGCTCGCCGGTGAGTGTGCCCGCCTCAAAGGCGTCCGGCGTGAGATCCGCTCGCTCAAATCTGAGCTGAGCGGCGTGCATGCTGCCGTCCACAAGTACACGACACTACAAGATCCTGATGTCCAGGTGAAGGCGTGGATATCGTTGTTGAGGGAGCTGGCCTATGACATCGAGGATGTCATCGACAAGTTCATCCACCAACTCGGTACTAGCGGCCACCACCAGGGTGGTTTCAAGGAGTTTTTTCGTAAGACTGCTCGTCGTCTCAAGACGATAGGCTCTCGTCGTGGACTTGCCAGCCAAATCGACGATCTGAAGATTCGTCTCAAGGAGGTAAAAGAGTTGAAGACTAGTTACAAGCTGGATGATATTCCCTGTGAACATTCAACTGTGGATCCCCGCTTGTCTGCTATTTTTGTTGATGAAGCACACCTTGTGGGCATTGATGGTCCCAGAGATGATCTTATCAATTGGATGCTGGAAGATGAAAGTAACTCGGCCAAGCAGCGCAAGGTGTTGTCCGTTGTTGGCTTTGGTGGTTTGGGGAAAACGACACTGGCGAGGGAGGTCTACCGCAAGATCCAAGGACATTTCCATTGTTGGGCTTTTGTCTCTGTCTCACAAAGGCCTAATGTAAAGAAAATTATGAAGGATTTGATCTCCCAGATGCCTTGCAAGAAAGATTTTAGAGAAGGTATCGACACCTGGGATGATGTGAAACGTATTGCGAAGCTAAAAGCGCTCTTAAAAGATAAGAG GTATCTCATCGTTATTGATGATATATGGTCCATATCAGCATGGGACGCTATTAAGTATGCTTTCCCAGAGAATGATTTTTGTAGCAGAATTATTGCTACTACACGCAATGTTGATGTAGCAAGATCTTGTTGTCAAGGTGGTAATGGTCGCATGTATGAAATGGAAGCCCTGAGTGATCTCAACTCCAAAAGATTGTTTTTCAAAAGAATATTTGGTTCCGAAGACTGTTGCCCTGATGTGCTAAAACAAATTTCAAATAATATATTGAAGAAATGTGGAGGCCTCCCATTGGCAATTATCAGCATATCAAGTTTATTGGCAAACAGACCGGTGATCAAAGATGAGTGGGAGAGGGTGAGAAGGTCTATTGGTTCTGCATTGGACAAAAACCAAAGCTTAGAAGGAATGAATAGCATATTATCCCTTAGCTACAATGACCTTCCACCGCATCTAAAGACCTGCTTGTTATATTTATGTACATATCCCGAGGACTATGTGATTGAGAGAGATATTTTAGTGAGGCGATGGATAGCCGAAGGCTTTATCTCTGAAGAACGTGGACATACAAAACAAGTGGTCGCCGAGAACCATTTCTATGAGCTAATAAACAAAAGTATGGTTCAACCGCTGGAAGTTGGCTATGATGGAAAGGCTCGTGCTTGCAAAGTCCATGACATGATGCTCGAGCTCATTATTTCAAAATCGGTTGAAGATAATTTCATCTCTTTGGCAGGCCATGACCAAACTTATTTGGCAAATCGTCATGGTCTTATTCGGCGACTATCTGTCCAGCATATTGACCAAGAGCTTGCATCAATATTGGCAAATGAAGATCTAAGTCATGTGCGATCTGTGACAGTGATATCATTACCTTGCATAAAACACTTGCCTAGGCTTGTTCATTTTGAAGCTTTGCGTGTCCTAGAATTTCAAGATTGTCAGAATCTGCATGAGTATGATATGAATGGCATAGATAAACTATTCCAGCTGAAGTACCTTAGCTTTAGGGGTACTGACATGTCAAAGCTACCATCAGGAATTGTGAGGCTATATGATCTAGAGACGCTAGATCTTAGAAATACACATATAGAAGAATTGCCCACTGGAATTATTCAGCTTGTTAAGCTACAATATTTACTCATTGCAAGATATTGCCCTTCTGGTGATCCTTACGGTGAAACAAAGATACCAGATGGGATTGGAGATATGAGGAATTTACAGGTTATCTCGGGCATTAATATTTTCAAGAGTTCATTATGTGCAGTCGAGGAGCTAGGGAGCCTGACCGGGTTGAAAGAACtctatctacagttggaagggggaGGATCTCAAGAATATAAGAGGCACGAAGAGATGTTACTCTCCTCACTATGCAAGCTTGGCACCTGCAAACTTCAGTCTTTATGTATAATCTCTTGTGATTCAACGCCCCTTCAGTTCTTAAATTCCTGGTCCCCTCTGCCGGATAACCTCCAAATATTTTCGATGTGCAGTAACTACTATTTACCAAAGATGCCAAAGTGGATTGTACGAGCACTCACCAGTCTTGCACACCTGGATATAAATTTGGTTGAAGCAACAGATGAGGATCTGCGGATACTTGGAGAGATGCCTAGTTTACTTTGCCTGAGTATAACATTCAAGACTGTCCAAAAAGAAAGGCTTACCATACAAGGCGTTGCATTCCAGTGTCtgagggaatttttcattattcGTTCTGCCTCGTGTGCAAGTGCAATTTACTTGACGTTTGAAGAAGGGGCACTGCCAAAGCTGGACAAGCTTAGGCTGCCGTTGTTTGTTTCAGTGGCAAAAGCGTATGGGTTCTACTTGGGTCTTGGCCACCTCCCCTGTCTGAGAGCTGTCGAAGTTACTATCTACAATGGCATATTGTTCAAAAGCACCTCTGCAGCAATTGTCGCTATACAGAACGAGGCAAAGAGCCACCCCAACCATCCCAGATTAACTATCAGGAGTGAGGGAACTACACGGAGGAAGAGAGCTACCAATGGAAGAG GGGGTCTTCTATGA
- the LOC119324447 gene encoding disease resistance protein Pik-2-like — MEVVSASQGVLGPLLGKLAGLLEGECARLKGVRREIRSLKAELTGMHGAVHKYTMLQDPDIQVKDWISLVRELAYDIEDVIDKFIHQLGNGGQHHGGFKEFFHKTARRLKTLGSRRGIASQIDDLKIRLKEVKELKTSYKLDGIPYEHSAVDPRLSALFVEEAHLVGIDGPRDDLVTWMLEDENSSTKDRKVLSIVGFGGLGKTTLAREVYRKIQGHFDCQAFVSVSQKPNVKKMMTDLISQMPCKEDFVKGIDTWDETICIAKLKELLKDKRYLVVIDDIWSISAWDAIKYAFPENDFCSRIIATTRDVDVARSCCQGGNCRMYEMEVLSDLHSKRLFFKRIFGSEDCCPDVLKQISNKILKKCGGLPLAIISISSLLANRPVVKDEWERVGRSISSALDKNRSLEGMNSILSLSYNDLPPNLKTCLLYLCIYPEDYVIERDTLVRRWIAEGFISEERGQSKQEVAENHFYELINKSMIQPVEVGYDGKARACKVHDMMLELLISKSVENNFISLAGHRQTDLAKYDGFIRRLSVHHIDLELASILANEELSHVRSLTVMASTCIKHLPGLVCFEALRVLEFQDCQNLHEYDMNGIDKLFQLKYLSFRGTDMLKLPSGVVRLYGLETLDLRNTHIEELPTGIIQLVKLQNLLIARYPYSRFAHGETKIPNGIGTMKNLQVISGFNIIKSSLCAVEELGNLTGLKVLHLQLDGGGSQEYRRHEEMLLSSLCKLGTCKLQSIWIRTSDSTPLQFIDSWSPLPYNLQMFRMTTNYYLPKMPKWIVPALTSLAYLNINLIEATQEDLRILGEMPALLCLKLAVKTIQKERLTVQGVAFPCLKEFCCEDAMYLTFEEGALPKLEKLELPLFVSVAKANGFLLGLGHLPCLRDAKFYLCNDVDTSYESYSVAVGAIRKEANSHPNHPRLSI; from the exons ATGGAGGTGGTGAGTGCTTCACAGGGCGTGTTAGGTCCCCTGCTGGGGAAGCTCGCTGGTTTGCTTGAAGGTGAGTGTGCCCGCCTCAAAGGCGTCCGCCGCGAGATCCGCTCGCTCAAAGCTGAGCTGACTGGCATGCATGGCGCCGTCCACAAGTACACTATGCTGCAAGATCCCGACATCCAGGTGAAGGACTGGATATCACTCGTGAGGGAGCTGGCCTACGACATCGAGGATGTCATCGACAAGTTCATCCACCAGCTCGGTAATGGCGGCCAACACCACGGTGGATTCAAGGAGTTCTTCCACAAGACTGCTCGACGTCTCAAGACTCTCGGCTCTCGCCGTGGAATCGCCAGCCAAATCGATGATCTGAAAATTCGTCTCAAGGAGGTAAAAGAGTTGAAGACTAGTTACAAGCTGGATGGTATTCCCTATGAACATTCAGCTGTGGATCCCCGCTTGTCCGCTCTTTTTGTTGAGGAAGCACATCTTGTGGGCATTGATGGTCCAAGAGATGATCTTGTTACCTGGATGCTGGAAGATGAAAATAGCTCGACCAAGGATCGCAAAGTGTTGTCCATTGTTGGCTTTGGTGGATTGGGAAAAACCACACTGGCAAGGGAGGTCTATCGCAAGATCCAAGGACATTTTGATTGTCAGGCTTTTGTCTCTGTCTCGCAAAAGCCTAATGTAAAGAAAATGATGACGGATTTGATCTCCCAGATGCCTTGCAAGGAAGATTTTGTGAAAGGAATCGACACCTGGGATGAAACGATATGTATTGCGAAGCTAAAAGAGCTCTTAAAAGATAAGAG GTATCTCGTCGTTATTGATGATATATGGTCGATATCAGCATGGGATGCTATTAAGTATGCTTTCCCAGAGAATGATTTTTGTAGCAGAATTATTGCTACTACACGCGATGTTGATGTAGCAAGATCATGTTGTCAAGGTGGTAATTGTCGCATGTATGAAATGGAAGTCCTGAGTGATCTCCACTCCAAAAGATTGTTTTTCAAAAGAATATTTGGTTCCGAGGACTGTTGCCCTGATGTGCTAAAACAAATTTCAAATAAAATACTGAAGAAATGTGGAGGCCTACCATTGGCAATTATCAGCATATCAAGTTTACTGGCAAACAGACCGGTGGTCAAAGATGAGTGGGAGAGAGTTGGAAGGTCCATTAGTTCTGCATTGGACAAAAACCGAAGCTTAGAAGGAATGAATAGTATACTATCCCTTAGCTACAATGACCTTCCACCTAATCTGAAGACCTGCTTGTTATATCTATGTATATATCCTGAGGATTATGTGATtgagagagatactttagtgaggcGATGGATAGCAGAAGGCTTTATCTCCGAAGAGCGTGGACAGAGCAAACAAGAGGTTGCCGAGAACCATTTCTATGAGCTAATAAACAAAAGTATGATCCAACCGGTGGAAGTTGGCTATGATGGAAAGGCTCGTGCTTGTAAAGTCCATGATATGATGCTTGAGCTCCTTATTTCAAAATCTGTTGAAAATAATTTCATCTCTTTGGCAGGCCACCGACAAACTGATTTGGCAAAGTATGATGGTTTTATTCGACGACTATCAGTCCACCATATTGACCTAGAGCTTGCATCTATATTGGCaaatgaagaactaagccatgTACGATCTCTAACAGTGATGGCTTCAACTTGCATCAAACACTTGCCTGGGCTTGTTTGTTTTGAAGCTTTGCGTGTCCTGGAATTTCAAGATTGTCAGAACCTGCATGAGTATGATATGAATGGCATAGATAAACTATTTCAGTTGAAGTACCTGAGCTTCAGGGGCACTGACATGTTGAAGCTACCATCAGGAGTTGTGAGGCTTTATGGTCTAGAGACATTGGACCTTAGAAATACACATATAGAAGAATTGCCCACTGGAATTATTCAACTTGTTAAGCTACAAAATCTACTCATTGCAAGATATCCATATTCCCGTTTTGCTCACGGTGAAACAAAGATACCAAATGGGATTGGAACTATGAAGAATTTACAGGTGATCTCGGGCTTTAATATTATCAAGAGTTCATTATGTGCAGTTGAGGAACTGGGGAATCTGACCGGTTTGAAAGTCCTCCATCTACAGTTGGACGGTGGAGGATCTCAGGAATACAGGAGACATGAAGAGATGTTACTCTCCTCGCTGTGCAAGCTTGGCACATGCAAACTTCAGTCTATATGGATACGCACTTCTGATTCAACACCCCTCCAGTTCATAGATTCCTGGTCCCCTCTGCCATATAACCTCCAAATGTTTCGGATGACCACTAACTACTATTTACCAAAGATGCCAAAGTGGATTGTACCAGCACTCACCAGTCTTGCATACCTGAACATTAATCTGATTGAAGCAACACAGGAGGATCTGCGGATACTCGGAGAGATGCCTGCCTTACTTTGTCTGAAGTTAGCAGTCAAAACTATCCAAAAAGAAAGGCTTACCGTACAAGGCGTTGCATTCCCATGTTTGAAGGAATTCTGTTGTGAAGATGCAATGTACTTGACGTTTGAAGAAGGGGCACTGCCAAAGCTGGAGAAGCTTGAGCTGCCGTTGTTTGTTTCAGTGGCAAAAGCCAATGGGTTCCTATTGGGTCTTGGCCACCTCCCATGTTTGAGAGATGCCAAATTTTACCTTTGCAATGATGTTGACACATCTTATGAAAGCTACTCTGTTGCAGTTGGTGCTATAAGGAAGGAGGCAAATAGCCATCCCAATCATCCCAGGTTATCTATCTAG